The Victivallis lenta genome includes a window with the following:
- a CDS encoding DUF4372 domain-containing protein: protein MKNTSVSLFRQVLDLIPKREFEEIVMKHNGDKRKQSFDSWAHFV, encoded by the coding sequence ATGAAGAATACATCAGTCAGTCTTTTTCGTCAAGTGTTGGATTTGATACCGAAGCGAGAATTTGAAGAAATAGTCATGAAACACAATGGAGACAAGCGAAAACAGTCCTTTGACAGTTGGGCACATTTTGTGT